From the Anguilla anguilla isolate fAngAng1 chromosome 6, fAngAng1.pri, whole genome shotgun sequence genome, one window contains:
- the atp5mpl gene encoding ATP synthase subunit ATP5MPL, mitochondrial, which translates to MAGGAFSAWWTKVAPYYTKAYQEMWVGLGIMTYLYYKVSYGGKKAVKGKPGH; encoded by the exons ATGGCAGGTGGTGCTTTCTCAGCCTGGTGGACCAAGGTGGCCCCCTACTACACCAAGGCCTACCAGGAGATGTGGGTGGGATTGGGCATAATGACATACTTGTACTACAAGGTCTCCTACGGGG GAAAGAAAGCAGTCAAGGGAA aaccCGGACATTAG